In the Lagenorhynchus albirostris chromosome 16, mLagAlb1.1, whole genome shotgun sequence genome, AGAGAGGAGAATTGGGTAAGGGGGGACCTTGACTCAAGAAAGGCTGGGGGGTGCAATatagggggaggggattaagaggtacaaactgttatGTATGgtataagctacaaggatatattgtacaacacggaatatagccaatattttataataactataagtgtagtataacctttaaaaattatgaatcactgtattgtgcacctgtaacttatataatattgtacatcaactatacttcaattttttaaaaaaagctagctatatgaaagaagaaagagaggctgAGGAGATAATGGGAAAGTTAGGAAGACAAGGGGAAGGTGTAAATGAGGGCTTCTCAACCGCACACGTGTTGGGCGGGAGAACTCTTTGTCGTGGGGGGGCTGTCCGTGCATTATCGGATGTttgggcagcatccctggcctctactcaagatgccagtagcatcccctccTCCAGTGtcataaccaaaaatgtctccagacattgccagttGCTCCCAGTTGGGAGCCACTGGCGTAGATGAGGGTACCTCTTCGTCCAGACTTCTGAACGGTGACTAGATATCCTCTTGTCTCCCCCAGGAAGGAAAGACCCCCACGGACCTGGTGCAGCTGTGGCAGGCTGACACCCGGCACGCTCTGGAGCACCCGGAGCCGGGGTCAGAGCAGAACGGGCTGGAGGGGTCTGCTGAGGGTGGGCGGGAGACCCCGAAGCCTGTGCCAGCCCAGTAAACGACTGTCCCAGCCCAGCCAGGCACCTGGCCTGTCCCCTGCGTACAGCCGGAGGGTCATAAGAATGGCCCCCAGAGCTGAGGACCGCAGCATACCTCTGTACGCCCCGGGAGCCCCCACAAGCTACcgcaattaaaacaaaaagtcatTTTTGCTGTGTGTGATGTTCATTTCTATTTGTGCCTAAAACATTTAGGAATGAAGGAAGACTGGGGGCAAGGGTGGGCTCAGGCAAGAGGGGAACTTGGAGCCCTTTGGCCCCCCTGAGCCAGCCCTGCTGCTTTTCCTAACAAGGCCTCTTTTTGCTTCTTTCCTGCCACTCCACTTCCCAGTCCCAAAGTGGATCAGCTTCCCAGGGCACTTGTCCTGGGGTCCCCTCCTGGTGACAGCTGTCCTGTAGGGCTGTGCGTGACCAGCACGGGCCTGTCACGTGGCAGGCTTGGTGGGAGGAGCTTGGCAGGGGAGTGGGGCAGTGGCGGCAGATCACAGGTCTCATCCAGCCAGCCCCGCCTCCCACAGGGAAGGGCCGGCTCAGCCAATCGGCTCCGCCAAGCTCTCAACTGCCACGCGGAAGCGGGGAAgccagcctggctcctggcttTGGGGCTGGGAATTGTGGGAGGAGGGCCGGGGCCCACTGGAGGCACCCTTTTGTGTAAGGACCCAAGGAACCAGTCCTCCGTCTGGCCACAGGGACACTGGGTTGTGGCATTTCTCCAGCTGCTCCCCAGGGGGAGGGAAGACCTCCCTGGAGCCAACAGGCCCAGCCTCTGACCCTGGAAACACCCAGCCCAGGCCTGCCTGAGAGCCAACAAGTCAGGGGGCAGCAAATTTTTAACCAGACACATAGATCATTAACTGGGGTAGGAAGGAGTCCAAATTCAGCATCCCTCGGGGGCAGAGACCAGCTGGGCTTTGAGCCTCCCGTGGAGATGCTGGGCCCCCGAGTCTGGTCCTCTGTGAGGCAGGGGCTGAGCAGGGCCTTGTCCAGCACCGTGGGGGGCTGGGcctcaggggaggggaggaaggtggaCATCTCAGGCATCTACCCCCCTGTGACCACCCCCTTCACTGCCACGGCCGAGGTGGACTATGGGAAACTGGAGGAGAATCTGCACAAACTGGGCACCTTTCCCTTCCGAGGTAAGCGGGGTCTGTCCGCTGTGGGAGTTGGGGAGATGTGAATGACCCTGGTCTCCTCAGCCAGCAACCAGAGGAGGGTACACAGGCTCTTTCGAGCTGCTCTTGGTCAGTCGGGTACCCTGGGAGTCATTTTGTTATGGGAGAGGAACAGGGGGCATTGGTCTGGAGTCAGGAGCCAGGCAGGAATCTCGGGTTGTGATCTTGGGTTGAATCTCCTCTTGGGTTGGCCTGTGATCTTGGGTTGAatctcctctgcctcagtttccccagctgtaaacTGTTGAAGTTCTTAGCCCAGCGTTATTGTGAGGATGAAACTAGATCATGGGTGTGAAAGCCTTTGTCAACCAGCCACTCTGTGCAGATGTGAGGGCAGCGGGGTGTCACGTGGCAGCCCCGCCAGCGGGCTCATCTCCCTCAAAGCCTTGTTTGCACACTCTCTTCCGGGCAAAGCCTCCCTCGGCCAAATTAATTCCTGTCCTGGATCCTCTGACTCATTTCCCCTGTTACACATGGGCCTCCCCTCTCTGAGATCAGAGACCAGATCATATTTGTGACACTCAACATACAACACAGCCACAGGCACgataaatgaagataaaagaaGCGGCAAATTCTGCCCGTCCTGCCCTGCCCACGCTCATCCATCACCCGTGACAGTTCCCTGAGGCAGTGCTCTCAATAGCCCTATTTCACAGACTGGGAAGCTGGGGCTCAGAGTGACGagatcacttgcccaaggtcactcagctaatacgtggctgagctgggatttgaactcaggtctgactGCACAGCCATGCTCGGTTTCACTCCACTGCACTGACTGATGAGCCGCTAGGTCAGATTCTAATAAACAGACCCTGATGGGCACCAACTTGGGAATGGAGAGGTTCCGACTGGGGTAATGCAGTGGAGCAGTTGGGAACGTGCACTCTTGATTCAAACCACAGCTCGGCCACTGACTTAGCTGTGAGATCTCTCTAaagctcagtttctccatctgacaCGTGGGAGTAATAATGGCCACATCAtaggagggtggggagaagaatCTGAGAGAATGCAAGTGAAAGCATGCTGTAAATTGTGAAGGGTATGTACATGAGAAGGTGTGGATTCCAGTGATAACGATGATTAGAATGACAGTGTGATCGCCACTGCGGGCAGAGCCGCGTTGTGACAGTGCCCGCTGGCATGACTGAGACCCCATTCGTATCTCAGTGCTGAGGCGATGTGAACCTTCCCTAGCGGCCAGTGAATGCCCTGTGGACGTCCACACTGAGCAGTGACACAAACTCTAAGTACATTTCTGCTGGGGCTCAGCTCATTGGAGCCTGAAGGTTTGGGCTGAGGCCCGGATCTCTTGAAGCAAAGTGAGAAGCTCCTTGAATCTCTAAACGAAGACTCTGCTTCACCTCCCGGGTTCAAGGACACCTtagtgcagggggtggggagggtagaCTTTGCATCCAGTGTCTGCCTGCGCCCCAGGCTCTTCCTGgacccttccttccccctccccacaactCACTGCTGCAGTGGGGACAGGGGTGCctaggagcacaggctgcagagggTTTGGCAGGCTGGCCATTGGTAAACTATGCAGGCACCAGCTCCCACCTCAGCTCTCTCTTACCCCTGCACATGGGGGAGCGGGGCACTGTGTAGAAGAGCCCAACACCCGGAGTTAGAAGACCTGTAGGAGTTCTAGTTCTGCTAGTTACGGCGACCTTGGAAAAATCACTGAACCTCTGATCCGGCTTCCTCATTTTAGAATGGCAACCGGGCCACAGCATTCAACACAGTCCTCCCAAGGAACCCAAACCCGAGGTCCTGGCACAGATAACACCGGGCCATAGGGCCCAGTCACAGCTCCCAGGATGCAGCCGGGTTGCCTGGGAAGGGAGCAGTGAGCCACTCTAGCGCGAAAATCTATGTCTCTCTTGCTGGATCCTCACCCCCTTTTGCAGCCCAAActcaggggcaggggagggaaccATCATGTATCACATTGCCAGGGCCTCCTGCAATGAGTTAAAGGTCCTCCAAAGAGGAGATGGGAACCTGCCCTTGATGAATTAGTGAAGAGTTAAGAGATTCTTCTGAAAGGCATTGCCTGAAACTGTGCAGCTCTATttattacttacttattttttttcagcATAGTTAATTTGTACTAATTATTTGAATAAAgagtattctttttaaataaaacttataaCCGGAGACCAGAGGGAAGGGTTTTTGCAGAAGGGCCATTGGTCCCTGAACTCACACCCACAAACAACCTCAGAGATGAACTTTGAATtgttatttccaaatgaggttaGTGGATGACCCCAGAGTTACTCCAGCAGGATCAGGGAGGTGATTTTTCCCAGAAAAGCTTAAGCTTCTGTCTTATTCCCTTATTATGAAGGGAAGACTATGGTTTCTCGTGATAAGGTataatattttgtgtatattaaagcCATTAGTtcgttaaataaaatattttgtttaaaatatcacaatttttatAACCCTATTTGGCATTGAGAAATGTGTCATATGCCTCTGGGAGTGGCCCAGGCCTGTGTCTGCCCTGAGAGGCCCTGGGTATAATTTGGGATTGACGGTCAGACTCTCAGTTGTCTGTACCCACAGAGAGCCTGGCCAGCTGGCCCACCCACTCATAACTGAACTCTGCCAAATTCTGGGTTTGCAGGTGCATTAAGGCAAGAGGTAGCAGCCCCCATCCTGAAATGGCCCCAGGGATCTGGGACGGGCTGAAGTCTCCTGTCCTGCGTATTCTGCCTTCTCAGCCTACTGCTTGTCTTCCCCCCAATTGTGACCTCATGTTACTCCAGAATGAGCTCCTTTCTGGACCCCTTTGGCTTCCGGACCCTCTCTGTTATGGGGCTGGGGGCTGTAAGTGGGGATGGAATGCACTGAGCTGGCAGTGGGGTTTGGCCCTTCATGGAGGGAGACACTAGCCTTAGGCAGCCAGGAATGGATGCCAGCCCAGCCAAGGGGGTCTTTCAACCATGGCCAGCTTGACCCAGCAGCTTCTGCCCCTTGGGTGCCATCAGATGGGGAGGAAGAGAAACCAAAGACTGGACGATAAGAAGGCCTGACTTGCAGAACAGGTCACAAGCAGGAGGCAGAAGGGACTCAGAATTGGGGAAGCTACCCTTCCACTGACCTTGGGGACAGCTGTCAGGGTGGGAGAAAGGTCCCAGGCCTCAGCCCATGCCTGTCAGAAAGGATCCTGTGAcctctccccgccccgcccctcaaCCACCTTCCTCACAATGGGGTTCATTgctgaggtgggaggggcagCCTAGGGAGGGCACAGCGTGGGGCCTGCCTGCCAGACAACCTCGGGGAGCCTGTCCTTTCAAGCATGAGCCATACCATCTGGGCTCCCCGACTCCCAGTGTGCTCTTAGCTCTGCCCGCCTGGCGTGGGGTCCTGGAGACCTTCTTGGAGCTCATCCAGCAACCATCACGCAGGGTGGTGCTGGGGACCGCCCTCTTACTcggaggtggagccctcatgtTGTGGatgcagaggaagaggagaaggaaggtagATTCTGAGGCTGCACAAGACGAGCAGGAGCCACCAGAAAGCGACAAAGCAAGGAAGGAGAGCTGGATCAAATCGCACTTCAGCTGTCTTTCCGAAGAGAAGCTGGCTGCCGGCAGCAGCCCCACCTGCAGCCACAGCGCCGGGGCCTGCAGCAGCGGTGCTGCTGCCCAGCCTGAGAGCGGCAGCGGGGAGGCCAGCACCACGATTCCTGTGGACACCTTCACCAcgaggcaaggagaagagggcaCTGCTCTTCACCGGGAGCCCTTGACCAGCAAGCAGAGGATGTCTGGGACCTCAGTGACCAAAGAGACCCACGAGGAGTCTGGGAAATCCTCGTCCACGGATGAGGCCATGTGGGCCGCCGTGGCTGCCTGTACCGAGGAGATTGACACCAAGGGGCAGCAGCTGGCTATCTCCATGTTGCAGCGTGCCATGGCTTGCCAGAACTCAGGCCACCTGGAGTCCAAGGACATCAGCCAGGAGGAGCTGAAGGCCCTCGAGGAGGTGGAGATGAAGCTGAAAGGGAATTTCCTCACCCAGCAGGAAACCACCACAGCTGGTGCCAACCACATGCACACCTTCCATAGCCATGGCCACCAGGGTTATCCAAGCCACCCGAGCCACCCGTGCCACAGCCCGCCGAACAGCAGCCACCAGGCCTACCAGCCCTTTAAAGCCACCTAACCACAGATGGAGATGCCCCTTCCCCCCACAGGGCTGGCACGCAATCACAGGCATCCTATGTGGTCCGGCTCTCCGATGGGGCAAACTGTGTGGCCCAGATGCTGCTTAAATCCCTGCTTCGTCAGGCCCTCACAGGGGTCCCGGGTCCCTTGGATTCTGTGAGCGGAGTCTGCCACTGAT is a window encoding:
- the C16H10orf62 gene encoding uncharacterized protein C10orf62 homolog — its product is MPVRKDPVTSPRPAPQPPSSQWGSLLRWEGQPREGTAWGLPARQPRGACPFKHEPYHLGSPTPSVLLALPAWRGVLETFLELIQQPSRRVVLGTALLLGGGALMLWMQRKRRRKVDSEAAQDEQEPPESDKARKESWIKSHFSCLSEEKLAAGSSPTCSHSAGACSSGAAAQPESGSGEASTTIPVDTFTTRQGEEGTALHREPLTSKQRMSGTSVTKETHEESGKSSSTDEAMWAAVAACTEEIDTKGQQLAISMLQRAMACQNSGHLESKDISQEELKALEEVEMKLKGNFLTQQETTTAGANHMHTFHSHGHQGYPSHPSHPCHSPPNSSHQAYQPFKAT